The Atribacter laminatus genome contains the following window.
TTGCTTCTCGAACCTTTTGCATTGTTTCACGAGCAAGAGTCTGAGCTTTCCGACTCCCTTCTACTAATATATTTTTGACTAACTGGTCTTTCCCTTGATATCGTTCCCGGAAAGGCGTAATCTCTTCCAGATAATCAACCATATATCCCAATAGCTCTTTTTTGCAATCAACGCATCCCAAATCTCCGGTTCGGCAGTCTTCTTCAATCTGTTCGACTCGAGGATTTCCAACAATATTATGAAATGAAAATACATTGCATCTTTCCGGATGTCCCGGATCACGTTTTCGAACTTTCTCCGGATCGGTAAACATTGAAAGAACCTTGGTTCGCAACTCTTCCTTGGTATCAGATAAGCCGATAGCGTTATTTAAACTCTTACTCATCTTTCTCCCATCAATCCCCAAGATTCGTGGAGTTTCGGTAAGAAGCGGTTGGGGTTCCTTGAACACCTCTTGTTGATAGAGAAAATGAAAACGTCGTACCATTTCTCGGGCAATCTCAATATGAGGAACTTGATCTTCTCCAACCGGCACCTTAACTCCTTGATATATTATGATGTCGGCAGCCATTAAAACCGGATAGCCAAGATGCCCATAACCAACCGCTTCTTTCAAACCCATGTCTTGGAGTTGCTGCTTTAAGACCGGATTTCGTTCCAGCCACCCCAAAGGAGTGACCATGGAAAGAAGAAGATGAAGTTCAGCATGCTCCGGTACCAATGATTGAATCATGGGAATACATACCTCGGGATCAATGCCCACGCTAAACCAATCAACAGCCATATCAATGATATTTCTCTCTATATCCTCAGTATGTTCAAATGAGGTGGTCAAAGCATGCCAATCGACAATACCAAAAATACAGTCATATTCTTTTTGGAGCTGCAGCCAATTTTTTAACGCTCCAAGATAATGACCGATATGCATTTTACCGGTCGGTCTCATTCCACTAAAGATCCTATCTTTGCTCCCCACGTTTATTCACCCTTTCCCAACTTTGCTTAATCAATTGTTCTTCTTCAAAACGGTTCTTGGCATATCCATCAATTTTAGCCAATTTTAACTCATCCAGCATTGTAGCATAGTGAGGTCCAGCTTTAATTCCCATTTCTTGTAAATCAGAGCCTTTTAAAATGGTTTTAATCGTCCTCCATTCTTTAAGATAACGGTTTATTCGCTGATTGGCCAAACTTTTCTCCGGATAAAAGCTGAGCAAAAAGTACAAAAATTCAAGCGGCATTAAACGACAGCGAAGATAAATTTCTGAAGGGCGAATGTCTTTTTCTTCGACAGCAGACATAAATTCACTTTTATAGGAGTGATAACTCACCACTTTATGGGAGAAATGACGAGATAGTGCCAAACGCTTTTGCAATAAAGAAATTTGCTTGACGTCAAAGTCGTCGAAAAGAGGAGTTAATTGATAAAGAAATTTATCTATCCCGATAATGGTTTTTACTTCTGGGAGTCTTCTTTCCACGCCAATAAACCGATCGGAATATTCCCTTTTCCAGATACATCCTGGTAAAATTGACGGAATCATTTCCAATTGGTAAAGACGTTCTAAATAGCGATAATAATTGGGAAGCTCCAGAATAAGTTGGATTTCTTCTTTAAGACGATCGGGTTTAATACTATCTAACAAATTTTTTCGAATAGTTTGTTTTAAAAGACTCATGGTAAATGGTTCAATGTGAAAATCATATTTTTTTTCAAACCGGACCGCTCGTATGGACCGAGCCGGGTCATCAACAAAACTTAACGGATGAAGAATTCGAAGAATCTTATTTCTCAAATCACGATAACCGC
Protein-coding sequences here:
- the trpS gene encoding tryptophan--tRNA ligase, translating into MGSKDRIFSGMRPTGKMHIGHYLGALKNWLQLQKEYDCIFGIVDWHALTTSFEHTEDIERNIIDMAVDWFSVGIDPEVCIPMIQSLVPEHAELHLLLSMVTPLGWLERNPVLKQQLQDMGLKEAVGYGHLGYPVLMAADIIIYQGVKVPVGEDQVPHIEIAREMVRRFHFLYQQEVFKEPQPLLTETPRILGIDGRKMSKSLNNAIGLSDTKEELRTKVLSMFTDPEKVRKRDPGHPERCNVFSFHNIVGNPRVEQIEEDCRTGDLGCVDCKKELLGYMVDYLEEITPFRERYQGKDQLVKNILVEGSRKAQTLARETMQKVREAMHIAYQIPR